The genome window ttggattatcACTTTCAAACGGGAATAAGCGAAGCATTATGTCAATCCATGATGCGGATATTGACAACAAGGATATTATGTGTCCCCAAGCAGTATTTGTATGTGTGATCCAAAACAAAACGATCTTctttaatcatcttttttttaattcactcATAGACGTTGGCAGTACCAAAAATATTTTATCCGGTAAAATAGACATAAAAATCACACACAAAAGTCATTGTATTGATTATCACGTAATTACTTAAAAcggtaaattaattttgataatatgacTGTTTGTTTTTTTCTCAAAACACAAAATCTTATGTATTTCTGTAGTTgtctttaacaagttcaaagatgaGGGAGGGAGTTTCATGTCTACCTTGGGGAGTGATGTGAAAGGACTGTTAAGCTTGTACAACGCAGCCTATCTTGGGACTCATGGGGAGATCATTCTTGATGAAGCCATCTCTTTTACGAGGAATTACCTAGTGTCTGCATCAGCCGATCTTAAACCACCATTAACAACGCAAGTGTCTCTCGACCTCGAGACACCTCTCTGTAGAAGAATGAGAAGGCTCTTGGCAAGAGAATACATCTCTATATACCAAGAGGATGCCACACGAGATGATGCCATCCTGGAGCTTGCAAAGTTGGACTTCAATTTGTTGCAATCTCTTCATCTCGAGGAGCTTGAGAACATCACCAAGTAAGCTCCTCCTCACTTCTGAATTCCTTGGTGCTATATTTCTTCCGGATTTTCATAAAGAAAAAAGATACAATCAAATTGCAAATGTAACAAGTGCAGGCTAATTGCTGAGATTGGTTCCTCCTCCCATCAAACTTAAACTGATATGTAATACCATTTTGATTTGTGAACGACTTGAAGGTGGTGGAATGAGTTAGCCCCCTCAAAACATCTCAGTTTTGCTCGAGATCGATTGGTGGAATGCTACTTCTGGATCCTGGGAATATACTTTGAACCCTACTATTCTCGTGCACGAGAGATAACAACCAAAGTGATTGCCCTTATTTCAATTTTGGACGACATATATGATGTTTATAGCACATTGGAGGAGAGTCAACGACTAACTGAGGCAATTCAAAGGTTCGTAAATCTCATATCCATGGATAGATTACCTTTTACTATCATGGCTCAACAGATGATAACAAAAAGTGCCACCGATAATAtcacataagaaaataaaatatcgcATAATAGTTTTAGTTATTGTGTATAGCAAAATAACAACATGTATGTTTATGTTCTATTTTTCTAAAGATGGTGAAACTAATACATATGCAAGTGGGACGTGAAGATTGTTCATCAATTACCAGAGTACATGAAAGATTATTATCTAAAGCTAATGCACACCTTTAAAGAATTTGAAGATTTATTGGCTTCCAATGAGAAATATCGCATAACCTATCTAAAGGAAGCGGTGAGTGATGAGATTATAAGGTTCAtcttattttcacttttattaaTTTGCATTACATAAGTAATAAATGAATACACTAATGGCCAATGCAAAGAATAAGCGTTTGATATGCGACAGTGTTGAACTTAGATTGTCCCACTTGTAGATGCTACTCATGCATTACAAACATTAAGGAATGGTTTTGTTTTACTTGGGTACAGATGAAAGATTTATCTGAAGCTTATTTTGAGGAATCCAAATGGAGAGATCAACATTACGTACCAACTTTGGAAGAACATCTACATGTTTCCCTCGTAAGTTCAACATCTCCTATGCTCAAATGTGCTTTTTTTGTTGGAATGGGAGAAATAGCAACTAAGGAGGCATTTGAGTGGATTACTAGTTTCCCAAAGATTGTCCAAGCTTCTGCAATAATTGGTCGTATAATGAATGACATTGCTTCACATGAGGTATGGTCATACCTCATGTGTTTTATATCATATAAACATTTTTCATAGTAAATTTTGCACTAATTTCTATCGTAGtagaaatatgataacacaaaaaaaagaaaaagaaaataacatacaTTCTCCAATTAGATGAGATGGACCATAATTGAGGTTTAATAGGTAATCTCCAAAGATTGTCTTCAATATTCCTTGTATTTATCACCTCAAAAGcatttcttgtgtcactcaattgcATTATCAAAGTTTTTCTGAACTTACATGATTTTACATTAAGAAATCTAGTACAAACAAAAAAATTCCCGTTCGTAAGCTTCCACATCTGTAGATTCCCAAATTCCCTTCATCTACACCTTATTATTGATAATAGTCTATCAATTTGTTTTAATATATGAACATGTAAATCCTGAAACGATCCCTTAGAATTCAGTTTGTAGATCATTAATCCTCTTCTTTTATGAAATTTGCAGTTGGAACAAACTAGGGAACATGTTGCCTCCACAGTCCAATGCTACATGAAAGAGTTCGGAACAGATGTGCATGTGGCATGTAAGAAACTCCAAGGTCTAGTTGACGATGCATGGAAGGAGATAAACGAAGAGTGCCTCAATACGACTGCATTCTCCATTGCTTTACTTGAAAGGATTATTAATTATTCACGAATGGCAGAAATTACTTATAAGTACATCGATGGATACACCAACTCCTCTACGAAGACGAAGGAATATATCTCTTTGTTACTTGTACATCCTGTTCCACTTTGATTGTATGAcgatgcttgcttcttctatgaatcctttattctgaaatatatgtaagtctttgtaaatgaacgtgtattgtactatgcttgcttcttctatgaatcctttattgTGAAATATATTTAAGCCTTTGTAAATGAACGTGTATTGCAGTTTCAGTACCATGAAAAATCTCCCTTTTCTCGTCTATTGCAGGAGGAGTGTGATACAACGATAAAAGAGAGAGTTGCGGAACTGATGGAGCAGATAAGAAGCATGTCCAAGGATCCTACTGACATCTTGCAAACTATGAATTTGgtcgattcaatccagcttcttggattggattatcGCTTCGAGAAGGAAATAAGTGAAGCGTTAAACCATATCTATGATGCCCATATTGACGACCATGGTCTTTACGACCCTGCTCTCCGATTTGGACTGCTGAGACAACAAGGATATTATGTCTCCCCTGGTAACATGTTCATTTCCTTAAGTAGCTGGATTTGTATGTTTTGTCCTGATAATTGTGTTTTTACCTTGTCTTACGGACAAAATTTGGACTTTGTTGGCACCATTTACTCAATCCAACTTGGCAATACTATCTCTACACGTATCAAAGACATAGTTTTGATGATCAAAGAATGGAAATATTTTAGCGGTGACGTCAAAAAATGTTATGACTCTATTTTTTAATCGCCAAACCATAATATTTTGATCAGAACATGTGTTGTGAGATTAAAATTTTTTGTCATGTATCAAAATAATCGTGGAGCAACTATAGCTGGCATCATTATTACAACAAGGCGGAAGACCTTATAAAATCGAACTCCCAAGAGATCACTACTCTTGAAGCCGAGGATGCCTCTCTTTTCCTCTCTCATGAAGGGTCTAAAGTCACTTTACTATGTAATAAGGGCATAATTCTTAACAGACAACTTCGTTACTTAACTCCAAATCTTTTCGTAAAATATTCAACCTCAAGGAGATGAGGAATTCTGTCCACCATAAAATAttcaacctcaaggaggagaGGAACTCCATTCACCGGATCATTAACCATGACTTGCATGAAGTCAAACACAGATTCTCTCTTCTTTTGCTTCTTGGTACACCAACCTTTGGACTGCTATTAACACGACTCTCCTCTCTAATGGCATACTTATCCTAATATCCAAGTATTTTCTCTACTAATCATATCAGCCTTCgtaaaccattctcattggatgACATTATTGTTGCTCTCAAGTAATGATTTCCAAGTTCTAGCCAATAAAGAAAGATTCCTCTCGTTCCCCTAAACTTTAACTGGGAAGAAAGATTTTGACTCAATCTCCTTGGAACCATCATTCTTATCCTTTGGAAAATAAATTTTCTACCCAAATTCATCGATTGAATCTATGCCTGTATCCTATATCATTCTTTCGCTTGCTTCTTTAATGGTAAGTTCTCTCTCCTGTCGTAAGTTCTCACATGGAAGGCAATAGGGCTATCTCAGTGAATGTTGTTTGTGACATTATTTTATCTAGAAATATGAAACATGACGATGGGTGGTTACATCGGTTTTGAGCTATCTCACTCATGTACTCAACTAGAATCTGCAATCAATATGGCCAGTCACTGTATTGTTGATTACAATCGATCCAGTGTACATTAGACATTCGAAACACATCTCATAGACGACATCGGCTTTTACTGCAAGCCATGCAGTTGATTGATGTCATCCAACTTCTTGGAGTGGATTATCACTTTGAGAAGGAGATAAGCGAAGCAATAAGCAGAGTCTATGATCCAGATTTTAACAACCATGGTCTCTACAAGGTTGCTCTCCGATTTCCACTACTTAGACAACCTGGGTATAACATATTTCCGGGTAATATTCTTCGATCTTTAAAAGTGAAAAACTGTAAGAAGTGTTAAATA of Musa acuminata AAA Group cultivar baxijiao chromosome BXJ1-7, Cavendish_Baxijiao_AAA, whole genome shotgun sequence contains these proteins:
- the LOC135679725 gene encoding alpha-humulene synthase-like, whose product is MRRIDGGREEILKKEGEHIAERRILGDEELLVERQEREGFTSEEEHAFKSCSRHPLITCIQIRMENVISQPHVPGDEVVIRKSGSYHPTVWGDYFILQAQSSPSTQECDARMQERAAELMEQVRSMFKDTTDILHTMDLVDSIQLLGLSYHFEKEISEALNRVHDADFNDHDLYDTALRFRLLRQQGYHVTPVVFNKFKDEGGSFMSTLGSDVKGLLSLYNAAYLGTHGEIILDEAISFTRNYLVSASADLKPPLTTQVSLDLETPLCRRMRRLLAREYISIYQEDATRDDAILELAKLDFNLLQSLHLEELENITKWWNELAPSKHLSFARDRLVECYFWILGIYFEPYYSRAREITTKVIALISILDDIYDVYSTLEESQRLTEAIQRFMKDLSEAYFEESKWRDQHYVPTLEEHLHVSLVSSTSPMLKCAFFVGMGEIATKEAFEWITSFPKIVQASAIIGRIMNDIASHELEQTREHVASTVQCYMKEFGTDVHVACKKLQGLVDDAWKEINEECLNTTAFSIALLERIINYSRMAEITYKYIDGYTNSSTKTKEYISLLLVHPVPL